From Puntigrus tetrazona isolate hp1 unplaced genomic scaffold, ASM1883169v1 S000000716, whole genome shotgun sequence, the proteins below share one genomic window:
- the LOC122335100 gene encoding galaxin-like isoform X4 yields the protein MEIHTSTACMTAHLKSVVTILCIFAASSANGVCNHDRGSHCNAGFSGQMEGSHHLCGNVFYKISESSCCNDNITLGLSQLVADCCGSVAYNPLNEICCNGRILTRSSTHQKCCGENMYVTTTHVCCGGNNILQRKENHACCGKETFDVTTHCCCANPELEVKPKNEACCPKATDCPSACTLSETYNPHEICCSGKLHKKASALTKCCGVDAYTLSDDNVLCCNGILHINVPEHSECVGGVIYSPENTTCQMSTPSSSW from the exons ATGGAGATCCACACGTCCACTGCATGTATGACAGCACATTTGAAAA gTGTAGTAACAATCTTGTGCATTTTTGCCGCGTCCTCTGCAAATG GAGTTTGCAACCATGACAGAGGGAGCCA CTGCAACGCAGGTTTCAGTGGACAGATGGAAGGCAGCCATCATCTGTGTGGGAATGTGTTTTACAAGATCTCAGAAAGTTCCTGCTGTAATG aTAATATCACTCTGGGATTAAGCCAGCTGGTGGCTGACTGCTGTGGTTCTGTAGCTTACAATCCCCTTAATGAGATTTGCTGTAATGGCAGAATTCTGACTCGAAGCAGCACACACCAGAAATGCTGTGGCGAAA ACATGTACGTGACAACGACTCATGTTTGTTGTGGTGGCAACAATATATTACAACGGAAGGAAAATCATGCTTGTTGTGGCAAGGAAACGTTTGATGTGACAACCCACTGCTGCTGTGCTAACCCTGAACTAGAAGTAAAGCCTAAAAATGAAGCTTGCTGTCCAAAAGCAACAG ACTGTCCTTCTGCCTG CACATTATCAG AAACCTACAATCCCCATGAAATTTGTTGCTCAGGGAAACTGCATAAGAAGGCATCAGCACTTACTAAG TGCTGTGGCGTAGATGCTTACACTCTGTCAGATGACAATGTGCTGTGCTGTAATGGAATCCTTCATATCAATGTTCCTGAGCACTCAGAGTGTGTTGGAGGTGTTATATATTCTCCAGAAAACACTACTTGCCAAATGTCGACACCGTCCTCGTCTTGGTGA
- the LOC122335100 gene encoding galaxin-like isoform X3, producing the protein MEIHTSTACMTAHLKSVVTILCIFAASSANGVCNHDRGSHCNAGFSGQMEGSHHLCGNVFYKISESSCCNDNITLGLSQLVADCCGSVAYNPLNEICCNGRILTRSSTHQKCCGENMYVTTTHVCCGGNNILQRKENHACCGKETFDVTTHCCCANPELEVKPKNEACCPKATDHNLNLILTNSYQKTEHQQDCPSACTLSETYNPHEICCSGKLHKKASALTKCCGVDAYTLSDDNVLCCNGILHINVPEHSECVGGVIYSPENTTCQMSTPSSSW; encoded by the exons ATGGAGATCCACACGTCCACTGCATGTATGACAGCACATTTGAAAA gTGTAGTAACAATCTTGTGCATTTTTGCCGCGTCCTCTGCAAATG GAGTTTGCAACCATGACAGAGGGAGCCA CTGCAACGCAGGTTTCAGTGGACAGATGGAAGGCAGCCATCATCTGTGTGGGAATGTGTTTTACAAGATCTCAGAAAGTTCCTGCTGTAATG aTAATATCACTCTGGGATTAAGCCAGCTGGTGGCTGACTGCTGTGGTTCTGTAGCTTACAATCCCCTTAATGAGATTTGCTGTAATGGCAGAATTCTGACTCGAAGCAGCACACACCAGAAATGCTGTGGCGAAA ACATGTACGTGACAACGACTCATGTTTGTTGTGGTGGCAACAATATATTACAACGGAAGGAAAATCATGCTTGTTGTGGCAAGGAAACGTTTGATGTGACAACCCACTGCTGCTGTGCTAACCCTGAACTAGAAGTAAAGCCTAAAAATGAAGCTTGCTGTCCAAAAGCAACAG ATCATAATCTGAATCTGATTCTCACAAATTCCTATCAAAAAACTGAACACCAGCAAGACTGTCCTTCTGCCTG CACATTATCAG AAACCTACAATCCCCATGAAATTTGTTGCTCAGGGAAACTGCATAAGAAGGCATCAGCACTTACTAAG TGCTGTGGCGTAGATGCTTACACTCTGTCAGATGACAATGTGCTGTGCTGTAATGGAATCCTTCATATCAATGTTCCTGAGCACTCAGAGTGTGTTGGAGGTGTTATATATTCTCCAGAAAACACTACTTGCCAAATGTCGACACCGTCCTCGTCTTGGTGA
- the LOC122335100 gene encoding galaxin-like isoform X2, with translation MEIHTSTACVVTILCIFAASSANGVCNHDRGSHCNAGFSGQMEGSHHLCGNVFYKISESSCCNDNITLGLSQLVADCCGSVAYNPLNEICCNGRILTRSSTHQKCCGENMYVTTTHVCCGGNNILQRKENHACCGKETFDVTTHCCCANPELEVKPKNEACCPKATVIDAPFVLVDHNLNLILTNSYQKTEHQQDCPSACTLSETYNPHEICCSGKLHKKASALTKCCGVDAYTLSDDNVLCCNGILHINVPEHSECVGGVIYSPENTTCQMSTPSSSW, from the exons ATGGAGATCCACACGTCCACTGCAT gTGTAGTAACAATCTTGTGCATTTTTGCCGCGTCCTCTGCAAATG GAGTTTGCAACCATGACAGAGGGAGCCA CTGCAACGCAGGTTTCAGTGGACAGATGGAAGGCAGCCATCATCTGTGTGGGAATGTGTTTTACAAGATCTCAGAAAGTTCCTGCTGTAATG aTAATATCACTCTGGGATTAAGCCAGCTGGTGGCTGACTGCTGTGGTTCTGTAGCTTACAATCCCCTTAATGAGATTTGCTGTAATGGCAGAATTCTGACTCGAAGCAGCACACACCAGAAATGCTGTGGCGAAA ACATGTACGTGACAACGACTCATGTTTGTTGTGGTGGCAACAATATATTACAACGGAAGGAAAATCATGCTTGTTGTGGCAAGGAAACGTTTGATGTGACAACCCACTGCTGCTGTGCTAACCCTGAACTAGAAGTAAAGCCTAAAAATGAAGCTTGCTGTCCAAAAGCAACAG TAATAGATGCACCATTTGTATTAGTAGATCATAATCTGAATCTGATTCTCACAAATTCCTATCAAAAAACTGAACACCAGCAAGACTGTCCTTCTGCCTG CACATTATCAG AAACCTACAATCCCCATGAAATTTGTTGCTCAGGGAAACTGCATAAGAAGGCATCAGCACTTACTAAG TGCTGTGGCGTAGATGCTTACACTCTGTCAGATGACAATGTGCTGTGCTGTAATGGAATCCTTCATATCAATGTTCCTGAGCACTCAGAGTGTGTTGGAGGTGTTATATATTCTCCAGAAAACACTACTTGCCAAATGTCGACACCGTCCTCGTCTTGGTGA
- the LOC122335100 gene encoding galaxin-like isoform X5, with translation MEGSHHLCGNVFYKISESSCCNDNITLGLSQLVADCCGSVAYNPLNEICCNGRILTRSSTHQKCCGENMYVTTTHVCCGGNNILQRKENHACCGKETFDVTTHCCCANPELEVKPKNEACCPKATVIDAPFVLVDHNLNLILTNSYQKTEHQQDCPSACTLSETYNPHEICCSGKLHKKASALTKCCGVDAYTLSDDNVLCCNGILHINVPEHSECVGGVIYSPENTTCQMSTPSSSW, from the exons ATGGAAGGCAGCCATCATCTGTGTGGGAATGTGTTTTACAAGATCTCAGAAAGTTCCTGCTGTAATG aTAATATCACTCTGGGATTAAGCCAGCTGGTGGCTGACTGCTGTGGTTCTGTAGCTTACAATCCCCTTAATGAGATTTGCTGTAATGGCAGAATTCTGACTCGAAGCAGCACACACCAGAAATGCTGTGGCGAAA ACATGTACGTGACAACGACTCATGTTTGTTGTGGTGGCAACAATATATTACAACGGAAGGAAAATCATGCTTGTTGTGGCAAGGAAACGTTTGATGTGACAACCCACTGCTGCTGTGCTAACCCTGAACTAGAAGTAAAGCCTAAAAATGAAGCTTGCTGTCCAAAAGCAACAG TAATAGATGCACCATTTGTATTAGTAGATCATAATCTGAATCTGATTCTCACAAATTCCTATCAAAAAACTGAACACCAGCAAGACTGTCCTTCTGCCTG CACATTATCAG AAACCTACAATCCCCATGAAATTTGTTGCTCAGGGAAACTGCATAAGAAGGCATCAGCACTTACTAAG TGCTGTGGCGTAGATGCTTACACTCTGTCAGATGACAATGTGCTGTGCTGTAATGGAATCCTTCATATCAATGTTCCTGAGCACTCAGAGTGTGTTGGAGGTGTTATATATTCTCCAGAAAACACTACTTGCCAAATGTCGACACCGTCCTCGTCTTGGTGA
- the LOC122335100 gene encoding galaxin-like isoform X1: protein MEIHTSTACMTAHLKSVVTILCIFAASSANGVCNHDRGSHCNAGFSGQMEGSHHLCGNVFYKISESSCCNDNITLGLSQLVADCCGSVAYNPLNEICCNGRILTRSSTHQKCCGENMYVTTTHVCCGGNNILQRKENHACCGKETFDVTTHCCCANPELEVKPKNEACCPKATVIDAPFVLVDHNLNLILTNSYQKTEHQQDCPSACTLSETYNPHEICCSGKLHKKASALTKCCGVDAYTLSDDNVLCCNGILHINVPEHSECVGGVIYSPENTTCQMSTPSSSW from the exons ATGGAGATCCACACGTCCACTGCATGTATGACAGCACATTTGAAAA gTGTAGTAACAATCTTGTGCATTTTTGCCGCGTCCTCTGCAAATG GAGTTTGCAACCATGACAGAGGGAGCCA CTGCAACGCAGGTTTCAGTGGACAGATGGAAGGCAGCCATCATCTGTGTGGGAATGTGTTTTACAAGATCTCAGAAAGTTCCTGCTGTAATG aTAATATCACTCTGGGATTAAGCCAGCTGGTGGCTGACTGCTGTGGTTCTGTAGCTTACAATCCCCTTAATGAGATTTGCTGTAATGGCAGAATTCTGACTCGAAGCAGCACACACCAGAAATGCTGTGGCGAAA ACATGTACGTGACAACGACTCATGTTTGTTGTGGTGGCAACAATATATTACAACGGAAGGAAAATCATGCTTGTTGTGGCAAGGAAACGTTTGATGTGACAACCCACTGCTGCTGTGCTAACCCTGAACTAGAAGTAAAGCCTAAAAATGAAGCTTGCTGTCCAAAAGCAACAG TAATAGATGCACCATTTGTATTAGTAGATCATAATCTGAATCTGATTCTCACAAATTCCTATCAAAAAACTGAACACCAGCAAGACTGTCCTTCTGCCTG CACATTATCAG AAACCTACAATCCCCATGAAATTTGTTGCTCAGGGAAACTGCATAAGAAGGCATCAGCACTTACTAAG TGCTGTGGCGTAGATGCTTACACTCTGTCAGATGACAATGTGCTGTGCTGTAATGGAATCCTTCATATCAATGTTCCTGAGCACTCAGAGTGTGTTGGAGGTGTTATATATTCTCCAGAAAACACTACTTGCCAAATGTCGACACCGTCCTCGTCTTGGTGA